A genome region from Salvia splendens isolate huo1 chromosome 19, SspV2, whole genome shotgun sequence includes the following:
- the LOC121780184 gene encoding uncharacterized protein LOC121780184 isoform X2: MEGKGTKRRLVQATLFPHKEPAINASENCVSDREDAVVEEEDEEWCGSNKKRRGTKRKGNSKLKKTPRANAKKEIENGKETPTKQVNASDSPVIPKSIFFVKVSEQRQLKRQQNQLVSTDSPEENGDICSVPSFVANGRTTPQKKKQQCKSTPRKEKSSIASKKMKRGKRELQFDHIQFDLPSDEQPMQKLPDQRLEAKLTAEEIEKGKETPTTQVNVGDPPVVLKSSFFLKVSEQRQLKRQQNQLVSADSPEEKGDICSVPSSVANCTTTPQKQKQRGKSTPRKERRSSTPSKKMKSGKRELQFDHIQFDLPPDKQPLQTLPDLRLEAKLTAEENTRMFSGRQIHPFFMSRKGGKTSQSLADPESNWSSIGRKEKGVAFNPIHVFENVQDYHSTFNWGHWIFSERNATSELQCGSAPLYEGSMASLNFDNSMNVPLFAPTSLHQNPHQCSVPQEQVSIVDQDLNLMPKCTEDLPAGCIESVLQDHKQESNGFASKIHLGGNLDRQLEEKLLQERIMSHYHTSHNQPENCLWTDKYQPLNAKQICGNPESVNFLREWLHLWHTRGSLIIRGCTDEVNSTPKDDDFDYQQTDDDGEESLKNVLLVTGPVGSGKSAAIYACARDQGFQIIEINASDWRSEALVKQKFGEAVESHWLQRTVENGTSTGKKSLSKFFKAVDTDMQCSNDEVIELIHLPDEELGDVYSSPKKSVNKRPTNCQNEVKTLILFEDVDASISEDHGFISTIQQLAVTAKRPMILTSNSGKPALPKSLDKLELKFSLPSVEELLGLANMICAAEKAEIHPYLLQRFVDHCRGDIRRTILLLQFWCQGQTLRTGNEQPTTYWPVPFDLDAGHHILPKIILWACPSRLSELVEVEIVKSLALIKETESVMGEIKVDEVNYYSADDISMQENEQDPIEVKKEKMLSFQSLDEAECTPFEVDPELLDICCSPVASTQKNSRKRVNTVLSSDSEDEFACGNIPLASTGELHEMKNTFHCLSTEIHHTPAEPAFQFKVDNLEESCSRLPQIVDNSLVEDASRLHDMSIVPESTFVHETEIIQETELFSTTVTYCNFSKEAESNWAFQNQDSMPDLKTAAGSQLAKSLHIFPSDLEMVGSDFVAVTASGCQEEVGDSLSKSEPDVPREFQLLDECSRVDIMWTMKSLDCAVADQKIDIMKETWKSLHNQSEDFKKYVTAEERSACQVLKFSHGMSNLISEADLLLKDCLTILCDSLSPLMIPSEKTHSYNYDDNQLEMSSILAQHGMCYYAKEITSLQSTMGCQNNLDLASEMLSSSANSVALGKLASQNRRKANRSSTETTGCSYILKSESDLALDDILQTAVPSRSYLAAKGSAFHEYISTLGQISRYETSRLSNCIDNKRKGRGGRVPQNYLSGSLAMSSEEIQLLDRHTSYGEGHRPAGDGSLR; this comes from the exons ATGGAGGGGAAGGGCACGAAGCGACGATTGGTTCAAGCGACGCTGTTTCCTCACAAGGAGCCTGCAATTAATGCCAGTGAAAACTGCGTCTCGGACAGAGAAGATGCGGTGGTAgaagaggaggatgaggagtggTGTGGAAGTAACAAAAAACGGAGGGGAACTAAAAGGAAGGGAAATTCTAAGCTGAAAAAGACGCCCCGAGCTAATGCGAAGAAG GAGATAGAAAATGGAAAAGAAACTCCCACAAAACAAGTTAATGCCAGTGACTCCCCAGTTATTCCTA AGtcgattttttttgtgaaagTCTCTGAGCAGCGTCAGCTTAAAAGGCAGCAAAACCAGCTTGTATCCACAGACTCCCCTGAAGAAAATGGTGATATCTGTTCAGTCCCCAGCTTTGTTGCAA ATGGTAGGACTACTCCTCAAAAGAAGAAGCAGCAATGTAAATCAACCCCGAGGAAGGAAAAGAGTTCAATTGCCAGCAAGAAGATGAAAAGGGGCAAAAGAGAATTACAATTTGATCACATCCAATTTGATCTTCCATCCGATGAACAGCCTATGCAAAAACTCCCTGATCAAAGATTGGAGGCAAAATTGACAGCAGAG GAGATAGAAAAAGGCAAAGAAACTCCAACAACGCAAGTTAATGTTGGTGATCCCCCAGTTGTTCTCA AGTCGAGTTTCTTTCTGAAGGTCTCTGAGCAGCGTCAGCTGAAAAGGCAGCAAAACCAGCTGGTATCTGCAGACTCCCCTGAAGAAAAGGGTGATATCTGTTCAGTTCCGAGCTCTGTTGCAA ATTGTACGACTACTCCTCAAAAGCAGAAGCAGCGGGGTAAATCAACCCCAAGGAAGGAAAGGAGGAGTTCAACGCCCAGCAAGAAGATGAAAAGTGGCAAAAGAGAATTACAATTTGATCACAtccaatttgatcttccacCAGATAAACAGCCTTTGCAAACGCTTCCTGATCTGAGATTGGAGGCAAAATTGACGGCAGAG GAAAACACACGCATGTTTTCTGGACGACAAATTCATCCCTTTTTTATGTCAAGGAAAGGGGGGAAAACAAGTCAATCGTTGGCTGATCCAGAAAGCAATTGGTCCTCTATTgggagaaaggaaaaaggtgTTGCTTTCAACCCTATCCATGTATTTGAGAATGTTCAG GACTATCATTCAACTTTCAATTGGGGACATTGGATATTTTCTGAAAGAAATGCAACCAGTGAGCTGCAATGCGGAAGCGCACCACTTTATGAAGGATCCATGGCTTCCTTAAATTTTGATAACTCTATGAATGTCCCACTGTTCGCCCCAACATCATTACACCAAAACCCTCATCAGTGTTCTGTACCACAAGAACAGGTTTCTATTGTAGATCAGGATTTAAACTTGATGCCAAAATGTACAGAGGATTTGCCTGCTGGATGTATTGAATCCGTATTGCAG GATCATAAACAGGAAAGTAATGGTTTTGCCAGCAAGATTCACTTAGGTGGGAACTTGGATCGCCAGCTTGAGGAGAAACTTCTCCAGGAAAG GATCATGTCTCATTATCATACTAGTCACAACCAGCCTGAGAATTGCCTATGGACGGACAAGTACCAGCCTCTGAATGCCAAGCAG ATTTGTGGTAATCCCGAATCGGTGAACTTTTTACGCGAATGGCTTCATCTTTGGCACACAAGGGGTTCTCTGATCATTAGGGGTTGCACTGACGAAGTTAATTCTACTCCAAAAgatgatgattttgattatcaGCAAACTGATGACGATGGTGAAGAAAGCTTGAAGAATGTTCTTTTAGTTACTGGACCTGTTGGG AGTGGGAAATCTGCTGCCATCTATGCTTGTGCCAGAGATCAAGGATTTCAGATTATTGAG ATCAATGCATCAGACTGGCGTAGTGAAGCACTAGTGAAGCAAAAGTTCGGGGAGGCTGTTGAATCTCATTGGCTCCAACG CACAGTAGAAAATGGAACAAGTACGGGAAAAAAATCCTTATCAAAGTTCTTCAAGGCCGTTGACACCGATATGCAATGCTCCAATGATGAAGTAATTGAACTGATACACTTACCAGATGAGGAGTTGGGGGATGTATATTCATCACCTAAGAAATCAGTCAATAAGAGACCTACTAATTGTCAGAATGAAGTTAAAACCTTGATTCTTTTTGAAGATGTGGATGCTTCGATTTCTGAAGATCATGGCTTTATATCTACTATACAGCAACTTGCAGTGACTGCCAAAAGGCCTATGATATTGACAAGCAATA GTGGCAAACCTGCCCTCCCGAAAAGTTTGGACAAGTTGGAGTTAAAATTTTCTCTCCCATCAGTTGAGGAGCTACTTGGACTTGCCAATATG ATTTGTGCTGCAGAAAAAGCTGAAATTCATCCATATTTGCTTCAAAGATTTGTCGATCATTGTCGAGGAGACATCCGCAGAACTATACTGCTACTCCAGTTCTGGTGTCAGGGTCAAACTCTTAGGACAG GGAATGAACAGCCAACGACATATTGGCCAGTTCCGTTTGACCTTGATGCTGGACATCACattttaccaaaaataatactttggGCTTGTCCTTCACGGCTCTCGGAGCTGGTGGAGGTAGAGATTGTCAAGTCTTTGGCTTTGATAAAGGAAACCGAAAGTGTCATGGGTGAAATTAAGGTTGATGAGGTAAACTATTATAGCGCTGATGATATAAGTATGCAAGAAAATGAACAAGACCCTATTGAGGTGAAGAAGGAAAAGATGTTAAGCTTTCAGTCACTTGATGAAGCAGAATGTACACCATTTGAGGTTGATCCAGAGCTTTTGGATATCTGTTGCTCTCCAGTCGCATCGACTCAGAAAAATAGCCGGAAAAGGGTTAATACAGTTCTTTCCTCAGATTCTGAAGATGAATTTGCATGTGGAAACATTCCTCTCGCTTCTACTGGTGAATTACATGAGATGAAAAACACTTTTCATTGTTTATCCACTGAAATACATCACACCCCAGCTGAGCCAGCCTTCCAATTCAAAGTTGACAATTTGGAAGAAAGTTGTTCTCGGCTTCCACAAATTGTTGATAATTCCCTTGTGGAGGATGCAAGCAGATTACATGACATGTCAATTGTTCCAGAATCGACTTTTGTCCATGAGACTGAGATTATCCAGGAAACAGAGTTATTTTCCACAACTGTAACTTATTGTAATTTTTCCAAAGAAGCAGAATCAAATTGGGCATTCCAAAACCAAGATTCAATGCCCGACCTCAAAACTGCTGCTGGTTCTCAGCTGGCTAAATCTTTGCATATATTCCCGAGTGACCTTGAAATGGTAGGAAGCGATTTTGTTGCTGTTACAGCTTCTGGATGTCAAGAAGAGGTTGGGGATTCTCTTTCAAAATCTGAGCCAGATGTTCCTAGAGAGTTTCAACTTTTGGATGAATGTAGTCGAGTGGATATCATGTGGACAATGAAATCCCTAGACTGTGCAGTAGCTGATCAGAAAATTGACATCATGAAAGAAACATGGAAAAGCCTTCATAATCAGTCTGAGGATTTCAAAAAGTACGTCACTGCAGAAGAGAGATCTGCTTGTCAAGTTTTGAAATTTTCACATGGAATGAGTAATTTGATCTCAGAGGCTGATTTATTACTTAAAGACTGCCTTACGATATTATGT GATTCTTTGTCGCCATTGATGATTCCTAGTGAAAAAACACATTCGTATAATTATGATGATAATCAATTGGAGATGTCATCAATTCTAGCTCAGCATGGAATGTGCTACTACGCTAAAGAAATTACTTCGTTACAGTCAACAATGGGATGCCAAAACAATTTGGATTTGGCCTCAGAGATGTTGTCGTCCTCAGCAAACTCAGTTGCATTAGGCAAATTGGCTAGTCAGAACAGGAGAAAGGCCAATAGATCTAGTACAGAAACGACGGGATGCTCCTATATTCTAAAAAG TGAATCAGACTTAGCCCTTGACGATATACTTCAGACTGCAGTCCCTTCAAGGTCGTACCTAGCTGCTAAGGGTAGTGCATTTCATGAATACATCTCAACATTAGGCCAGATTTCAAGATATGAAACCTCTCGTTTGTCCAACTGCATCGACAATAAGAGAAAGGGAAGAGG AGGTCGTGTCCCTCAGAACTATTTGTCCGGTTCGTTAGCAATGTCATCGGAGGAAATACAGTTGCTGGATCGACATACCAGCTACGGAGAAGGTCATCGTCCTGCTGGTGATGGAAGTCTCAGATAA